From the Actinomycetota bacterium genome, one window contains:
- a CDS encoding DUF2029 domain-containing protein, whose amino-acid sequence MPAPPTRALLRERWADSLTSEVGYLGMVFSTVALYAAVALVSLAPDGTIGKLSPIQEAVQRNHYLRELLDLLGISRATHFQLAVTGMLLLCMLLATYAWAVLIFRRRGGKGLFSILALTVFLCLLLTFIPPLVSKDVFSNIFYGKIAAHYHDNPYVITPQRFSGDQLMAYVSLNWKNTAIVYGPLHTIFSTLLSRVAGTGITAGIFAFKGAMAVFHLANVVILWFILGRLAPRRQRFGTMLYAWNPIALAIGVGGGHNDVMMMTLVLLGVLFLLGGRHWAGFVFICLSVLVKYITVLLVIALLIHLATRWRGWAEKIRGLALHLAVFFLLCALFFLPYWVGFRTFSSTLRNLQLNNFSSVGGLLAQAFSSLSHHLLRIPTGAADTLGSVASKLLLLPLFLAALWYAPRRAGAREDLPECFFLVILAYLVTTSYYMPWYFIWLLPFIAMRPWDRLSRWSLALGTATIPLGTDIRPY is encoded by the coding sequence TTGCCCGCCCCGCCGACACGTGCGCTGCTGCGGGAGAGGTGGGCGGACTCCCTCACTTCGGAAGTGGGATACCTGGGCATGGTCTTCTCGACGGTGGCCCTCTACGCCGCCGTGGCCCTGGTCTCCCTGGCCCCCGACGGCACCATCGGGAAACTCTCCCCCATCCAGGAAGCGGTGCAGCGAAACCACTACCTGCGCGAGCTGCTGGACCTGTTGGGTATCAGCCGGGCCACCCACTTCCAGCTTGCGGTGACGGGCATGCTCCTGCTCTGCATGCTCCTGGCGACCTACGCCTGGGCGGTGCTCATCTTCCGGCGTCGCGGCGGCAAAGGCCTCTTCTCCATCCTGGCCCTCACCGTCTTCCTCTGCCTCCTCCTCACCTTCATCCCGCCGCTGGTGAGCAAAGACGTCTTTTCCAATATCTTCTACGGCAAGATCGCCGCCCACTATCACGACAACCCCTACGTCATCACCCCCCAGCGCTTCAGCGGCGACCAGCTCATGGCCTACGTCAGTCTGAACTGGAAGAACACCGCCATCGTCTACGGCCCGCTGCACACCATCTTCAGCACCCTTCTCAGCCGGGTGGCGGGCACGGGTATCACCGCCGGCATCTTCGCCTTCAAGGGGGCTATGGCCGTCTTCCACCTCGCCAACGTGGTCATCCTCTGGTTTATTCTGGGAAGGCTGGCGCCGCGTCGGCAGCGTTTCGGGACCATGCTCTACGCCTGGAACCCCATCGCCCTGGCCATCGGGGTGGGAGGAGGCCACAACGACGTGATGATGATGACCTTGGTGTTGCTGGGGGTGCTCTTCCTGCTCGGTGGAAGGCACTGGGCGGGGTTCGTCTTCATCTGCCTCTCGGTGCTGGTCAAGTACATCACCGTGCTGCTGGTGATCGCCCTCCTCATTCACCTGGCCACGAGATGGCGGGGGTGGGCGGAGAAAATCCGGGGGCTGGCCCTCCATCTGGCGGTCTTCTTCCTCTTGTGCGCGCTCTTCTTCCTGCCCTACTGGGTCGGTTTCCGCACCTTCAGCTCCACCCTGCGCAACCTGCAGCTGAACAATTTTTCCAGCGTGGGAGGACTGCTCGCCCAAGCATTCTCCTCTCTGTCCCACCACCTTTTGCGCATCCCCACGGGCGCCGCGGATACCCTGGGGAGCGTGGCGAGCAAGCTGCTGCTCCTGCCTCTCTTCCTCGCCGCGCTGTGGTACGCGCCGCGCCGCGCCGGCGCCCGGGAGGACCTTCCGGAATGCTTCTTCCTGGTGATCCTGGCCTACCTCGTAACCACCAGCTACTACATGCCCTGGTACTTCATCTGGTTGCTGCCCTTCATCGCCATGCGCCCCTGGGACCGCCTCTCGCGCTGGAGCCTGGCGCTGGGCACCGCCACCATCCCCCTGGGCACGGACATCCGCCCTTACTGA
- a CDS encoding PQQ-binding-like beta-propeller repeat protein: MEDRASHMPVLVLKLAVFLALAFVGAFFLVQVSLGARGSEERGVPEAGPEYALGSKACRVLKDALEGLAALRPYRLLPAWELPVEGMTFMAEEGGRLYLASARGRVMGVEAATGATAWSLDLGVPVSAPPNAQSGVLYVGASNHVLYALDSRSGALLWYFAAQGEILARPVVSDGMVLVTADNDSVYDLQHRVYALDARNGSLLWVHDSESWTPSAPAVGAQAIYLGGYGREVYALDRTTGRELWSFKASNIVFSSPFLAAGEVIFASIDGRVYALREGNGELAWSLKLPGFVWLAPAGDGVFFACSRGDTLTAVSAEEGKELWSFRGRELLPGSVFNLEGLVCAFSRRGLGYLVEGGELRGVLVLPAGLASTPLLAHGRVYASSPDGLVRALPLPDLGGERAVRRAEKGG; this comes from the coding sequence ATGGAAGACAGAGCCAGCCATATGCCGGTGCTGGTCCTCAAGCTCGCGGTTTTCCTCGCCCTCGCTTTCGTGGGGGCGTTCTTCCTCGTACAGGTCTCCCTGGGCGCGCGCGGCTCTGAGGAACGCGGCGTCCCTGAAGCGGGGCCGGAATACGCCCTAGGCTCGAAGGCCTGCCGCGTCCTCAAGGATGCCCTGGAAGGCCTGGCGGCGCTGAGGCCCTACCGGCTCCTCCCCGCCTGGGAGCTGCCCGTGGAGGGGATGACCTTCATGGCCGAGGAGGGGGGCCGCCTCTACCTCGCGTCCGCCCGAGGCCGGGTCATGGGGGTGGAGGCCGCCACGGGAGCCACCGCCTGGAGCCTGGACCTGGGTGTCCCGGTGTCGGCCCCTCCCAACGCGCAGTCCGGGGTGTTGTACGTGGGAGCCTCCAACCATGTCCTCTACGCCTTGGACTCCAGGAGCGGTGCCCTGCTTTGGTATTTCGCCGCCCAGGGGGAGATACTCGCCCGTCCGGTGGTGAGCGACGGCATGGTCCTGGTCACCGCCGACAACGACTCCGTCTACGACCTCCAGCACCGCGTATATGCCCTTGACGCGCGCAACGGCTCCCTTCTCTGGGTGCACGACTCCGAGAGCTGGACTCCCTCTGCCCCCGCCGTGGGGGCGCAGGCCATCTACCTGGGGGGCTACGGACGGGAGGTCTATGCCCTGGACCGGACGACGGGCAGGGAGCTGTGGTCGTTCAAGGCCTCCAACATCGTCTTCTCCTCCCCGTTCCTCGCCGCCGGCGAGGTGATCTTCGCCAGCATCGACGGGCGCGTCTACGCCCTCCGCGAGGGAAACGGGGAGCTGGCCTGGTCGCTGAAGCTCCCGGGGTTCGTCTGGTTGGCGCCGGCGGGCGACGGCGTCTTCTTCGCCTGCTCGCGGGGCGACACCCTCACGGCCGTCTCCGCTGAGGAGGGGAAAGAGCTCTGGAGCTTCCGCGGCCGCGAGCTCCTGCCGGGGTCGGTCTTTAACCTGGAAGGCCTGGTCTGTGCCTTCAGTCGGCGGGGCCTGGGATACCTCGTGGAGGGAGGGGAGCTGCGCGGAGTGCTGGTCCTCCCCGCGGGCCTCGCCTCCACGCCCCTCCTCGCGCACGGTCGCGTCTACGCCTCCTCCCCCGACGGCCTGGTGCGAGCTCTTCCCCTGCCCGACCTGGGAGGAGAGCGGGCCGTACGCCGCGCTGAGAAAGGGGGGTGA
- a CDS encoding phosphatase PAP2 family protein — protein sequence MHWLLDLDYTVFTWINGLAGRNSLLDSSMQAFCNDHLVPFTLGFLVLVMALHGRGRRHDRDNLAAVVRVFVAIAVSSALLQLAITLVHRPRPFVDHPVNLLFYRPTDWSFPSNPATACFTFFFSAWFSDHRFGWWFLPPALLMSFARVFCGVHYPGDVLAGILLAAASAWTVHRLDFLSRPFVALVNGAESIFRSAASMRR from the coding sequence TTGCACTGGCTCCTCGACCTGGATTATACCGTCTTCACCTGGATAAACGGGCTGGCGGGAAGGAACAGCCTGCTGGACTCGTCCATGCAGGCCTTCTGCAACGACCACCTGGTGCCCTTCACCCTGGGCTTCCTGGTGCTGGTCATGGCCCTGCACGGGCGCGGGCGGCGCCATGACCGCGATAACCTCGCCGCGGTGGTGCGCGTGTTCGTGGCCATCGCCGTCTCCTCGGCCCTCCTCCAGCTCGCCATCACCCTGGTTCACCGACCGCGTCCCTTCGTCGACCATCCGGTGAACCTCCTCTTCTACCGTCCCACGGACTGGTCTTTTCCCAGCAACCCCGCCACCGCTTGCTTCACCTTCTTCTTCTCCGCCTGGTTCTCGGACCACCGCTTCGGGTGGTGGTTCCTGCCCCCCGCGCTGCTCATGTCCTTCGCGCGCGTCTTCTGCGGCGTGCACTACCCCGGGGACGTGCTCGCGGGCATCCTCCTCGCCGCCGCCAGCGCCTGGACAGTCCACCGCCTGGATTTTCTAAGCCGCCCCTTCGTGGCCCTGGTGAACGGGGCGGAGAGCATCTTCCGCTCCGCCGCGAGCATGAGGAGATGA
- a CDS encoding LCP family protein, with amino-acid sequence MTAGREAVSRDRRFGRWLGAAMLGTALAAAAVCAVLLIDPWGWFNASPEAAVEAGSFPGVEAPPLLPPAEPVSPSPFNVLILGLDHGAGRPQQGNERSDVMMVAHVDESKGRACLLSIPRDSYVPVPGHGTRKINEAYPLGGPELAVETVELLTGLEIRNYVVMDFDEFAWLVDLFGGVRVTLEKPIMDPKLGIIPAGSQLLDGEHALIMARSRDYPEGDLERARQQQRLITQALYKGKDLAGSPGAAWFLSVALERLETDLTRDEVIRLAREFAAFPVVDVQGGLLPGRNGAAGGASVYFVDREATRELVYSLESACSIPPQYR; translated from the coding sequence ATGACGGCAGGGCGGGAGGCGGTGAGCAGGGACAGGCGTTTCGGAAGATGGCTGGGCGCGGCGATGCTGGGGACCGCCTTGGCGGCCGCGGCGGTATGTGCCGTGCTGCTCATCGATCCCTGGGGCTGGTTCAACGCCTCGCCGGAGGCGGCGGTCGAGGCCGGGTCCTTTCCCGGGGTCGAGGCTCCACCCCTGCTTCCGCCCGCCGAGCCCGTCTCCCCCTCCCCCTTCAACGTCCTCATCCTGGGCCTGGACCACGGCGCAGGACGGCCGCAGCAGGGCAACGAGCGCAGCGACGTGATGATGGTGGCGCACGTGGACGAGTCCAAGGGCAGGGCGTGCCTCCTCTCCATCCCCCGCGACAGCTACGTCCCCGTGCCGGGGCACGGCACCAGGAAGATAAACGAGGCCTATCCCCTTGGCGGCCCCGAACTGGCGGTGGAGACGGTTGAGCTGCTCACGGGCTTGGAGATCCGCAACTACGTGGTCATGGACTTCGACGAGTTCGCCTGGCTTGTGGACCTCTTCGGGGGGGTCCGCGTCACCCTGGAGAAGCCGATAATGGACCCCAAGCTGGGCATCATACCCGCCGGGAGCCAGCTGCTGGACGGCGAGCACGCCCTGATCATGGCCAGGTCAAGGGATTATCCGGAGGGGGATCTGGAGCGCGCGCGCCAGCAGCAACGGCTGATAACCCAGGCCCTTTACAAGGGCAAGGATCTTGCCGGCAGCCCGGGGGCGGCGTGGTTCCTCTCCGTGGCCCTGGAGCGCCTGGAGACCGACCTCACCCGCGACGAGGTCATACGCCTGGCACGGGAGTTCGCGGCCTTCCCCGTGGTGGACGTGCAGGGAGGCCTGCTGCCCGGCCGCAACGGCGCCGCGGGGGGCGCGAGCGTGTACTTCGTGGACCGGGAGGCCACGCGCGAGCTGGTCTACTCCCTGGAGAGCGCGTGCTCCATCCCGCCGCAGTACCGCTGA
- a CDS encoding PHP domain-containing protein yields MRIKLDLHVHTVYSFDGTIDPDGLRAACRERGLAGAAVTDHDSLRGGLEFAAALPDLLIIPGSEIRSAEGEIIGLFLREDVPSGLSAEETMHRIHRQGGVVVIPHPFDLVKLKRMTARRLLEMRGEIDALEGMNGKPRWWLANSAARRFAAEHCFPVTGGSDAHIAAHVGAVYTEMEEFTTPEGFLASLREAEPGGGRYSPWSSQLERWRARTRRRLP; encoded by the coding sequence ATGAGGATAAAGCTTGACCTCCACGTGCACACCGTTTATTCCTTCGACGGCACCATCGACCCGGATGGCTTGCGGGCGGCGTGCCGCGAGCGGGGGCTGGCGGGGGCGGCGGTGACCGACCACGATTCGCTGCGTGGGGGCCTGGAGTTCGCCGCCGCGCTGCCCGACCTGCTGATCATCCCGGGGTCGGAGATCCGGAGCGCGGAGGGGGAGATAATCGGCCTCTTCCTGCGCGAGGACGTCCCGTCCGGGCTCTCCGCCGAGGAGACCATGCACAGGATACACCGTCAGGGAGGGGTGGTGGTCATCCCCCATCCCTTCGACCTGGTGAAGCTGAAGCGGATGACCGCCCGCCGCCTCCTGGAGATGCGGGGCGAGATAGACGCCCTTGAGGGCATGAACGGCAAGCCGCGCTGGTGGCTCGCCAACTCCGCCGCACGCCGCTTCGCCGCGGAGCACTGCTTCCCGGTCACGGGAGGGAGCGACGCCCATATAGCCGCCCATGTGGGCGCGGTGTACACCGAGATGGAGGAATTTACCACTCCGGAGGGTTTCCTGGCCTCCCTGCGGGAGGCCGAGCCCGGAGGCGGGCGATACAGCCCGTGGTCCTCGCAGCTGGAGCGCTGGCGAGCCAGGACGCGGCGGAGATTGCCCTGA
- a CDS encoding B-box zinc finger protein, translating to MECPFHAGNNAITTCVQCETPICPLCASETNQIHLCLNCYRSKVEELSAGLGSASLRLAKERQKAEARVSLRKKRRGKEEPPPAPVARPAFEMGAAESLWEKEEAATFGPGEGVTTAATEARPSPAAAPAPHPEFAPPPVPPAPPGEAPPEAFIPAAPVEAPLSKKELARLQKEEAKRRREEEKAARKAAKAAPAEEAAPLAEAPLSKKELARLQKEEAKRRREEEKAARKAAKAAPAEEAAPLAEAPLSKKELARLQKEEAKRRREEEKAARKAAKAAPAEAVPPSMPEPAPFFEERPEPGVKAAPQAGAPAEAVPPSMPEPAPFFEERPEPGVQAAPQAAAPAQPFAQEGPAFRPEPVKPVPPLEIPPLDLPTESPPGGVKIPRLEDRLEPLPPLEPGEPGMPPDLEPPEGFFD from the coding sequence ATGGAGTGTCCGTTCCACGCGGGTAACAATGCCATCACCACCTGCGTACAATGTGAGACGCCCATCTGCCCGCTCTGCGCGTCGGAGACCAACCAGATACACCTTTGCCTGAACTGCTACCGTAGCAAGGTGGAGGAGCTCTCCGCAGGGTTGGGAAGCGCCTCCCTGCGCCTGGCCAAGGAGCGGCAGAAAGCGGAGGCCAGGGTGTCCCTGAGAAAGAAGAGACGGGGAAAGGAGGAGCCGCCGCCGGCACCGGTGGCGAGGCCGGCCTTCGAAATGGGGGCGGCGGAGTCGCTGTGGGAGAAAGAGGAGGCGGCAACCTTCGGTCCCGGCGAGGGGGTCACGACCGCGGCTACGGAAGCCCGGCCGTCCCCCGCGGCAGCCCCCGCTCCTCATCCGGAATTCGCCCCGCCTCCTGTACCGCCGGCCCCTCCGGGCGAGGCGCCACCGGAGGCCTTCATCCCCGCGGCACCGGTGGAAGCCCCCCTGAGCAAGAAGGAGCTGGCGCGCCTGCAGAAGGAGGAGGCCAAGCGCAGGCGCGAGGAGGAGAAGGCGGCCCGGAAAGCGGCCAAGGCGGCACCGGCGGAGGAGGCGGCTCCCCTGGCGGAGGCCCCCCTGAGCAAGAAGGAGCTGGCGCGCCTGCAGAAGGAGGAGGCCAAGCGCAGGCGCGAGGAGGAGAAGGCGGCCCGGAAAGCGGCCAAGGCGGCACCGGCGGAGGAGGCGGCTCCCCTGGCGGAGGCCCCCCTGAGCAAGAAGGAGCTGGCGCGCCTGCAGAAGGAGGAGGCCAAGCGCAGGCGCGAGGAGGAGAAGGCGGCCCGGAAAGCGGCCAAGGCGGCACCGGCGGAGGCGGTCCCTCCCTCCATGCCCGAGCCGGCCCCGTTCTTCGAGGAGCGCCCCGAGCCCGGGGTCAAGGCCGCACCGCAGGCGGGGGCACCGGCGGAGGCGGTCCCTCCCTCCATGCCCGAGCCGGCCCCGTTCTTCGAGGAGCGCCCCGAGCCCGGGGTCCAGGCCGCACCGCAGGCGGCGGCACCGGCACAGCCCTTCGCCCAGGAAGGACCGGCTTTCCGCCCAGAGCCCGTCAAGCCCGTTCCCCCCCTGGAGATACCTCCCCTGGACCTGCCCACCGAATCGCCCCCGGGCGGCGTAAAGATACCCAGGCTGGAGGACCGCCTGGAGCCGTTGCCCCCCCTGGAGCCCGGAGAGCCCGGGATGCCCCCGGACCTCGAGCCCCCGGAGGGATTCTTCGACTAG
- a CDS encoding DUF3662 and FHA domain-containing protein encodes MTVGVLRRFEKRLEKAFEGPFTRAFKGGVHPLEIARRLAREMDDGRAIGVSETLAPNRFQVSLSPADHERLAGALEEVRGELETLLISYANERAYHLVTRPRVDLVADASLREGEFTVSSRLEEGRGERRAASPAAYRPPEYEEGRLGVLTVLSGEQAGLRFFLKAEKIRVGRAEGNDLRLPDPRASRFHAEIERIPEGYVVRDLGSTNGTLVGGRRVAERLLEEGDVLTVGGTEMRFDLVADG; translated from the coding sequence ATGACGGTGGGAGTCCTGCGCCGTTTCGAGAAACGTCTGGAGAAAGCGTTCGAGGGCCCCTTCACGCGGGCCTTCAAGGGCGGGGTGCACCCCCTGGAGATAGCCCGACGCCTGGCGCGGGAGATGGATGACGGCAGGGCGATCGGGGTCAGCGAGACCCTTGCTCCCAACCGCTTCCAGGTGAGCCTGAGCCCGGCGGACCACGAACGCCTGGCGGGAGCCCTGGAGGAGGTGAGGGGGGAGTTGGAGACCCTTCTCATCTCCTATGCCAACGAGCGCGCCTACCATCTCGTCACCCGCCCGCGCGTGGACCTCGTCGCCGACGCCTCGCTGCGCGAGGGGGAGTTCACCGTATCCTCCCGGCTGGAGGAAGGGAGGGGGGAGCGGCGGGCCGCGAGCCCCGCGGCTTACCGGCCCCCGGAATACGAAGAAGGACGGCTGGGGGTCCTCACGGTGCTGAGCGGGGAGCAGGCCGGACTGCGCTTTTTCCTGAAGGCGGAAAAGATACGCGTGGGGCGGGCGGAGGGCAACGACCTCCGGCTGCCCGATCCGCGCGCTTCCCGTTTCCACGCCGAGATAGAGCGCATCCCGGAAGGATACGTCGTGCGGGACCTGGGGAGCACCAACGGTACCCTGGTGGGAGGGCGCCGCGTGGCGGAGAGGCTGCTGGAGGAAGGGGACGTGTTGACGGTGGGAGGGACGGAGATGCGCTTCGACCTCGTCGCCGACGGATAG
- a CDS encoding FHA domain-containing protein yields the protein MPEIVYVTLRYVFLGLLYAFLALVARLIYRELKPAPAKDAVRAAARPRKTGRRARLVLVGETPFRRQGNWEVREETVIGRAPECAVCVEDEFASNQHARVYRTGEGYFVEDLGSTNGTYVNGRRINYPIGLRYGDRIRVGRTVLEFRR from the coding sequence GTGCCGGAGATCGTCTATGTGACCTTGAGATACGTCTTCCTGGGGCTGCTCTATGCCTTCCTCGCCCTGGTGGCCAGGCTGATCTACCGCGAGCTCAAGCCGGCACCGGCGAAGGACGCGGTGCGGGCGGCCGCAAGGCCCAGGAAGACGGGGCGCCGGGCCAGACTGGTGCTGGTGGGAGAAACGCCTTTCCGCAGGCAGGGCAACTGGGAGGTGCGGGAGGAGACGGTCATCGGGCGCGCGCCTGAATGCGCCGTCTGCGTGGAGGACGAGTTCGCGTCCAACCAGCACGCCCGGGTCTATCGTACCGGGGAGGGGTATTTCGTCGAGGACCTCGGCAGCACCAATGGAACCTACGTCAACGGACGGCGCATCAACTATCCCATCGGGTTGCGGTACGGCGACCGTATAAGGGTGGGGCGCACGGTGCTCGAGTTCAGGAGGTAG
- a CDS encoding Stp1/IreP family PP2C-type Ser/Thr phosphatase, with amino-acid sequence MRYAALTDTGRVRENNEDSYHADGRLFIVADGMGGHQGGEVASAVAIRSFLAFEEANRRLPPLRRLREGIAAADRAVLEMAGGNPELAGMGTTFTAVLVEGGVFLGHVGDSRAYIWRDGELRLMTRDHSLVERMVREGRISRREARTHPQRNIILRALGIRGGTEADLDEVEARPGDRLLLCSDGLTACLEDGEIEVLLSGEEDLSLCCRALVDAANRRGGPDNITVVLAELGDEVGGAEEGRRGIFGRWRARA; translated from the coding sequence TTGCGATACGCCGCCCTCACGGACACCGGCAGGGTGAGGGAGAACAACGAGGACAGCTACCATGCCGACGGGCGGCTGTTCATCGTCGCGGACGGTATGGGGGGACACCAGGGCGGCGAGGTGGCCAGCGCGGTGGCCATACGGAGCTTCCTCGCCTTCGAGGAGGCGAACCGGCGCCTGCCGCCTCTGAGGCGGCTGCGCGAAGGTATCGCCGCGGCCGACCGGGCCGTGCTGGAGATGGCGGGAGGGAACCCTGAGCTCGCGGGCATGGGGACGACCTTCACCGCCGTGCTGGTGGAGGGCGGGGTTTTCCTGGGTCACGTGGGGGACAGCCGCGCCTATATCTGGAGGGATGGCGAGCTGCGCCTCATGACCAGGGACCACTCCCTGGTGGAGCGCATGGTGCGCGAGGGCCGCATCTCGCGGCGCGAGGCGCGCACGCATCCCCAGAGGAACATCATCCTGCGTGCGCTGGGCATCAGAGGGGGAACCGAGGCGGACTTGGACGAGGTGGAGGCCCGTCCCGGCGACCGCCTGCTCCTGTGCAGCGACGGTCTTACCGCCTGCCTGGAGGACGGCGAGATCGAGGTCCTGCTGTCCGGAGAGGAGGACCTGTCCCTCTGCTGCCGTGCCCTGGTCGACGCGGCCAACCGGCGGGGGGGGCCGGACAACATCACCGTGGTGCTCGCCGAACTCGGTGACGAGGTGGGGGGAGCGGAGGAGGGCCGCCGGGGCATCTTCGGGCGCTGGAGGGCCAGGGCATGA